TAGCGACACATTATTGAAACATGTTTGCCTCATCTTTAATCTTCAGAAGAACCCAACATGCACTTAACAATTGTTCCAGAACCTACGTTTAGCTTTATACTGTCAGCCAATATGGCTTCCCTTATGATTAAGTGGCAGAAGATGCATTGTATTACAACAGTTGTGCTGAAAAGAATTTAACCACATGAGACCAGAAGGTAAGAACCTTAACAGCTCAGCAAGTTTGAAGATGTGCGCGACGCAGAAGATGCTCTTCACAACCTGGACAGGAAGTGGGTGTGTGGCCGACAGATTGAAATCCAGTTCGCGCAGGGAGATCGAAAGAGTAAGACAGTTACCCCAATTTATTGTTTGCTGAAGTAACTATGTACCATATCGAGCAATTTACTGATTTTATTTTCAGCTGTAAGTTCAAATACATGTATTTCCTACCTGACGTGGTACAGCTGTAATACTTTCAAGTAGAGCTAAAGCATTTGGTACTGTGTCTGCTAGTTGGGTTTTTCTCTCTTTACCCAAGCACCCTTATGTTTCCATCACAGCACCCAATCAGATGCAAGGGAAAGAGGGGGGATCTTCGCGCAGCTCTTCGCGGCATGATGACCGTGATTATGATCGGGACAGCCGTCGTAGGCGCTCTCGCAGCCGTAGCTACCAAAGACGCAGGTCACGCAGCCCATCCTACGAGCGCCGGCCCAGACGTTCTGAGAGTCCCCGAGAGTAAGGCCCTTTCTAGTGTTTTCCAACTAGCATGCTTCAAATAATTCTATTTGGAGGGGGGGGGTTTCAAGCTGCAAAGCTTCTATAAAATGTCAGTTCTGCTGAGTACATTCTGCTTGACAATATACTTTTGTTACCCAGCTCCCGTGGAAGGATGTATGGTGGTAGAGGAAGAAGCAGGAGCCCGGAAAATGACAGGTGGGTCCTTCACAGCTGAACCACTGACAatgattgcatcccaaatggcacctctattccctatatggtacattacttttgaccatGATTTATTGGGCTTTATTcaaaagtagtgtattatatagggaatatggaccTATTTGGGAGGTACACAGAGCCATGTTCTGGGCACTTTCAATTAATATATCAATCATTAGTTGGCTGTGATCTTCTGTCACTTTTGCTGTCTTCGTCAGTGGAAGCGTGATTCTAATTATCCAATGGTTTTGTTCTTTACGCAGGCACAGGCCACCCCCACGTGACCACAGACGACCCCCTCCTGGGCACTCCCCTCACAGCCAGTCCCGCTCCCCTTCTCACTCCAGATCCAGGGCCCAGAGGGAGTCCAGAGGGAAGTCTCGTTCCCACTCCAAGTCCCTGAGCCCACAAGATGGCGACTTCCACCAAGCCCCCGGTGGCTATGAGCCCCGGGACGAGGCGTCGTCCCGTATGCGTTCCCTGTCCCGCTCGCGTTCCCTCTCACGGTCCCGCTCTCGCTCCAGGTCCTGGACTGGGCGCAAGTCAGGGGGACACTAAACATGTTTGTTGGATCTTTTTGACAGTAGTTTTCTTGCTGGATAATTGTTCATGGAACagttgttggttggttggtttgtttgtttgcaaAAATTATATTCCTtttttttcctgttttttttttttttctttgaggAAAGACAAACATGGTATCCTTCTGTTTTTAAATCCATCaatcccagaaatgtcctgtCGTTTACACCCTCTGTTTCTAGTCATTATATCTTATGTAAAAGGGTTGTCTTTCATAAGACCCAGGGCTATAAGTACTGTACAAGCCAAGATCAAGGCCAGGATTGCATCCCATCAGTGGTAGGTTTGTGTAATAACACACATGACATTTTAAAGGTCATTTCCGTTTGAGccaacatatgcagcgtttactaTGAATGCGGTCTCGGCAAACGAGGGAATATTGCTTTTTAAAGTTGCAGAGCTGAAAAGGGCTGATCAGAGTGAATCCTGGCCCTTGTCACTAAAATCATTACCTTGACTGTCTAGTCGGGTACATTGGACACCGTTCCACACAGTTGGGATGATTTGTAGTGTAAGTTACCTGGCCTGTATAAGAGCCGCTAGCCACTGGTGGGACAGTTCATTTTCTAatgctgttttttattttattttttttttaaagatttgttCAGCGATACAGGCCCATGTTAGTCCTGTTTTGATTTAATACATTCTGATAGCCCTAATTTTCATGCCTTCCAGGAATTCTAGAATAATTTCAGTAGTGTCATCCTGTCAACGGAAGGTTTGCTTTAGTTGCTGTGGTTTTTACATAGCCTgttgtattttgtattgttttcTGACATAAAAACATGACCTTGAtccttctctctgtgttagtgcttCATACTCAACGGTTCCTATGGTGGCTTGTATTATTCTATAATCTTTGTTTCCTTCGACAGCAACTCAAGAAGTGTAGTCTTCCTTCCTTCTAAATATCAGTTATACTCCACTGTATATGCACCTGTATCTTGAGTAATAAATGTGTAAAAATGAATGGTAGCTATCTAGTTTGGGTGGCATTCTATCGGACATTGTTTGCTTGCATTTCTGCATGTGAGGATGTTTTAGAATTCAATAGGGTGTGCAATCATCAGTCTTACTGAGACGTCGACTTAAATCGGAGGATATCTGTACCTGGCAATCTATTTGATTGTGTAATATCACTATACACAAAATACCTTGAATGCTAATACCATACACGTGATTTGGGAGGAATAATTTATTTTCATCTTGATAAAGGTCACACAAGCTTAttcaaaaaatctaaatataaatTGGATGGATAAAATGAGAAAGAATAGGATTTGAATTTGGTATGAAGCATAAACTTTGAACTGAGCTGAACAGTTGAAACAACAGCAAAGTAACCAAAACATTAAAATATATCAATCAAATATTCCACTCAATTGCTTACATGTTCCATTTGATTCCAATTTTAACTTGTAAGTTTTGGTACATAAAATACTAAATGTCGCAATGGAATGTGTAAGGTAACCATAGCAACTGCAAGTGTGGGTGTTCAGTCATGATGcttattttttaaacattctcAGCTTTTGGATTTAAAGATACTCCATATGACTTACATTAAGTCCGGCATTTTTTTCCAATACAAAAGAAAATCTATTTTAATCCCGTCTGTGCTGTGCATAGTTTTCCCAGATCATTGCTCATACTTTCCGTGATCACGATTGCTGTGTATAAAATGCCCAAGAAGGGGGAGCACAGAAAGCACTGTTTCTACAGAAATTAATGATAGTCCTCAAAAAAACAATTAAATTGGTGAAAATATTACATAATAGACTCCGCTACAGACAGCAACAAAAACAGTTGAAACTAAGTAGTATTGCTGTGGTAGAATACCAATTGACAGCAAAATAGTTCCTCCAACTTTGAGGTCAGATGCTCTATTAAGTGCCAAAGCTTGGTATGTGCATTACTCCATTACTTCATAGAACAGCAAGCAGTAACAATATAGCCTGGGTATCGGTCTGTTTCTGCTCCCTTGTCAACTAATGCCAAACAATGGAGTAGGCAAGAGCACAAACTGAtatgggaccaggttagtaacaATGAGGCAGGGCAACCAAGAGGGACTGCAGACTTAATACAACAAGACTGATGCTTCCTTCTACTGCTCTGACTGCTGCTTCTTAAAGGCTGCTGCTTCATGAAGGCTGCTGCTTCTTAAAGAATGCTGCTTCCTTCTACTGCTCTGACTGCTGCTTCCTTCAACTGCTCTGACTGCTGCTTCCTTCTACTGCTCTGACTGCTGCTTCCTTCTACTGGTCTGTCTGTTGATTCATAAAGGCTGCTGCTTCATTCTACTGGTCTGACTGCTGCTTCCTTCTACTGGTCTGGCTGCTGATTCATAAAGGCTGCTGCTTCATTCTACTGGTCTGACTGCTGCTTCATTCTACTGCTCTGGCTGCTGATTCCTTCTACTGCTCTGACTGCTGCTTCCTTCTACTGGTCTGGCTGCTTATTCATAAAGGCTGCTGCTTCATTCTACTGGTCTGACTGCTGCTTCATTCTACTGCTCTGGCTGCTGCTTCCTTCTACTGCTCTGACTGCtgcttccttctgctctgacTGCTGCTTCCTTCTACTGCTGCTTCCTTCTACTGGTCTGGCTGCTGATTCATAAAGGCTGCTGCTTCATTCTACTGGTCTGACTGCTGCTTCATTCTACTGCTCTGGCTGCTGCTTCCTTCTACTGCTCTGGCTGCTGCTTCCTTCTACTGGTCTGGCTGCTGATTCATAAAGGCTGCTGCTTCATTCTACTGGTCTAACTGCTGCTTCATTCTACTGCTCTGGCTGCTGCTTCCTTCTACTGGTCTGGCTGCTGATTCATAAAGGCTGCTGCTTCATTCTACTGGTCTGACTGCTGCTTCCTTCTACTGCTCTGGCTGCTGCTTCCTTCTACTGCCCTGACTCCCCAAAAACACAAGTATTGCTGAGCCTGCTGTGCTGTACACAAATTTTATTATAACCATGAAGGTGagtggggaggggtgtccagatAACAGTACTCCTAATCTTTGTTCTACAGTATGTCCAATTTTGCTCAGTTTTCATCAACTTCTAAGCAAATGATGTGATGTTTATACAACATTGATATATGAAaggttgtactgtatgtgtcacaCACACTCGTTCTACAATTCATCAATGTAGGCACATTGGCAATTGACCAGATTATTCAAATGAAATATACTTTGAGACATCTTGCCAACAAAGCTATCCAGTTTTCTTCCAATGCACTCAGTTGTGAGTCAACTGATTGTAATCTTTCATGGTGAATTTCAATAAAAATTAAGTTTGAGCTTTTCAAATACCCAGATTGGTTATAAATGCATCACAGGTTGCTGTGAAAATGACAAACATTGGTTGAACTTCCCACAAGCTCCTACTCCTGACAATCAAAGAGTACAAAAACGTTAATCTgactgggtcgtattcactaggaaccaaacagatGCAAAGGGGCAGAAACGGAGAGGGACTACCTGAACATACTAAGAAATAAGAAgattgtttccatgtgtttagGTCAGATACAACAACACCACCAGCACAGTTCTGGTTATACGGGAGAAAATGTGTATTGTTGTTGGTCTCTGCTGGTGTCTTCTACCTGAGGCTTCTGCATACTACAGAGagatctctctttcttcttcttgtgAACAAATTGACCTGATTATTGAAATGAGATATACTTTTGAGACATCTTGTCAACAAAGCTATTCCGTTTACTTCCAATGCCAATGTGCTCAGTTGTGAATCAACTGATTGTAATCTTCTTTTTTGCGAGCAGAATCAGGATGAATCTCAGTAACTGTTACACTGCTCCTTGATGCTGCATGTTCATGTTGGTCACAGATGGGAACCTTTGCCCCTGCTCTGCTGCGTGTCGACACGGTCCTCCTACCATGCTGACTTTACTTTGTCACCTGGTAAGatatttaaaatgtaaataaaaacatgCTTGGATACAAAAGCATCACTAACTAACCAGTTCAGAGACTTATGTTAAAGATACTAGCCTATGGCTCTGAACCAAGTAGAGAGTGACCCTCAGTTATGACACATGCCATTGCTTTGTTCTGTACTGATGTTATGCtgtttgtgtttttctgtgttgaaCATCAGCCAACCTCCGCAAACACTAGACTACTTTGTACCTGGAAAGTGAATCAATGAGCGGCTAAAGTTAATAATAGCAAGTCAATCATTTCATGATGAACTAACGTTAGTGCAGTCTATTGACTTTAATTAACTTTGCGACCCAGACCAATGATTTCCAGACCGATGGTCATTTGTCACTAGTTACTACAGCCATAATGGCAAAATTGGCTATGGTAAAAATTCATGAACATTTTTGGGtcataatttaaggttaggcatagtgTGTGTTTAAGGTTTCGGTTAAGGTTCAAATCtgattttaagaagatacatttttAGAAATACGCGGGGTTTAGCGATGAACTATGACTTTGTGGATGtagtaactagtgacgacccagACTAACGGGGGTAACGTAGAGGATAAAGAGAGGCCCAACTCGGCGGAAAATCTGTCCctctccagcaggtggcgtttgTTTCCTTGTTTCGCCTACCAagcaaggagtttttgtatggaggtcaatgagagtgtcgaatttggtatGGCTTATTTGACAAGCTTTTGTATTTGTCTTTAattgggatccccattagctgctgcctgcCGCAGCTAattttcctggggtccaaacacattaaggcgtAAAACAATCCAGTTTACACATTACACctaaaaccaaaatataaaacagtacatcatataacattagtacaccactacatatctacaatacaaaacgtataataccaccatacaacaatattacaatgtacgtgtATGTAGAGTGCGTGTACTAGCGTTTGTGTGCATCACAGtacccgctgttccataaggtgtatttgtattaaataaatatctgattctactgctgcatcagttacctgatgtggaattagagttccatgtagtcatggctctatgtagtactgtacacctcccatagtctgttctggactttgtGAAGAGAACTCTGGCGGTATGTCTTatgggtatgcatgggtgtccaagctgtgtgctagtagtttattAAACAGACAGTTCGGTGCATCCAGCTTGTTAACACTTCCTACAAAAATAAGTAGTGAtcaagtcaatctctcctccactttgagccatgaaagattgacatgcatattactAGACTGCTTTgtacgactcccattgttagggcggagataCATGTATCTTGTCAGTGTATCCATAATCTTTGAGAAACATTAGCTAATGCCTGCATAGCTCATATAGATGTTATTAAACTACTAATTAGTATTAGCTACGTGGCTTTGGTAGAACACTAGGAGCGGGCAGCTATATTATGCAAGCTATATCGCCTATTATTAGCTGGCTAACGTTGAACTAAGCATTTTGGTTGTTAAAAGAAAATAAGTTTAATTTGATAAAGTAAAGATATTCCTTAAATcggtcagctagctagctgtgttatTAACTTTTAAAAAAGGAAGCAAAGTTCATATTTCGGTCTGAACTCCGTCCAGTAAGTGGCGGTGAAGGCAATTAAAGGTGTGACATCTGCCTTAAAACGAAAGTTAGATGGAAGAAGACGCCATTTGAACCTTGTTATTTAGCAAGCGAGTGATTTAACAAAACACCGAGAAAAATAAATTAGTAGACAAGAAAGCGCAAGACGGGACAGCCAATCTTCATTTACTCAGTTACTATTAGCAGCTATCCTACATTTTGACCGacacccctcccccccaaaagaAGTTGTTTCCTGGACTAAGTTAGCTACCATGGCGTGCACAGCTACTTTGAAGCGTTCAGTGGAGTTGGAGGCCCTTCACAGCCCTCAATCTCCAAAACGGCGAAGGTGCAGCAATCTGCCAGGGACTCCGGTCTCCCCGTCTCCAAAGCGATGCAACCTGCTGTCTGCTACAGGTGACAACAGTTCGATGTCACCCCAATCGACTTGTGGAGGAGAACACAGGCTCACCCCAGGTTAGTCGAGTGCCCGAATTGAGCTGGATGGACATTGTAGTAAAAGAGGCTATCTAATAATAATTAAGCCTGCTTTTTAAAGGCTGTAGCTAATAGGCCTACACTGAAGCAAGACAAGATCATTATGATgtaaaatgaatacaaatataaTATGTAGTTAGCCACTAGTCTCAACTCACAAGTTTGCCAGAATGAACCCGGCCCTGATCGTAACATGTTtatcctagctagctaagtcaaTTCGTTTTTAGTCGATGACAATACCTAGGTAGGAAACAGTGGtgggtggaaaaagtaccaaattgtcatactttagtaaaagtaacGATATCTAAAATAGAAAATGACTCGCGTGAAAGTCACCTGGTAAAATTCTACTTGTGAGTAAATGTCTCAATTTCTTTCATGtcaaaaatcgaatcaaattatatttgtcgcatgcgccaaatacaacaggtgtaccttacgacaagcccttaattaaccaacaatgcagttcaagaaatgtaattaagaaaatatttactaaattaaaCTGAAGTTTAAAAAGGTAACATAATAACAATGAGGTTAGGGTAAGAGTctatgtgcgggggtacaggttagtcaaggtaatttgtacgtgtaggtaggggtaaagtaactATGCACGGATAACAAACAgggagtaacagcagtgtaaaaacaaagggggtgtCAATGCAAATTGTCCGGGTGGCCTTTTGATTAATTGTTAACTGACATTGCCTAGTAGATACAGTttaagtcagaagtttgcatacaccttagccaaatacattgaaacaattttacatttttcacaattcctgacatttaatcctagtaaaaattccctgtcttatgtcagttaggatcaccactttattttaagactgaAACGTTAGAATTAtcagagtgatttatttcagcttttatttctttcatcacattcccagtgggttagaagtttacatgctCTCAATGAGTATCTGGTagtgttgcctttaaattgtttaacttgggtcaaacgttttgggtagacttccacaagcttcccacaataagttgggtgaattttggcccattcctcctgacagagctggtgtaactgagtcaggtttgtaggcctccatgctcgcacatactttttcagttctgcccacacattttctatgggattaaggtcagggctttgtgatggccactccaaataccttgactttgttgtccttaagccattttgccacaactttggaagtatgcttggggtcattgtccatttggaagacccatttgcgaccaagctttaacttcctgactgatgttttgagatgttgcttcaatatatccacgtaattttcttgcctcatgatgccatctattctgtgaagtgcaccagtccctcctgcagcaaagcacccccacaacatgatgctgccaccccctgtgcttcacaggtacacctccacttgactcaaatgatgtcaatttggcttgcaagcctccccctttttcctccaaacatgatggtcattatggccaaacatatttaattttgtttcatcagaccagaggacatttctccaaaaagtaccaacTTTGTcgccatgtacagttgcaaaccatatagtctggctttttaatggcagttttggagcagtggctccttccttgctgagcggcctttcaggttatgtcgatatagaactcgttttactgtggctatagatacttttgtacctgtttcctccaacatcttcacaaggtcctttgctgctgttctgggattgatttgcatttttcgcaccaaagtacgttcctctctaggagacagaacgcgtctccttcctgagcggtatgacggctgcgtgatcccatggtgtttatacttgcgtactattgtttgtacagatgaacgtggtaccttcaggcatttggaaattgttccccaggatgaaccagacttgtggaggtctacaatttttttttaggtcttggctgatattcttttgattttcccatgatgtcaagcaaagaggcactgagtttttgaaggtcggccttgaaatacatccacaggtacacctccaattgatgtcaattagcctatcagaagcttctaaagccatgacattttctggaattttccaagctgtttaaggcacagtcaacttagtgtatgtgaacttctgacccactggaattgtgacactgaattataagtgaaataatctgtcaacaattgttggaaaaacctgtcaggatgctctcgttggtgggctgtataactttttgaggatctggggtccTAGGCCAAATACCTACATGTttaaaacagaccaccatagtccctgtgcccaaaaaagCAAaggaacctgcctaaatgactaccgacccatagcactcacgtctgtagccatgaagtgctttgaaaggctggtcatggctcacatcaacaccatcatcccagaaagcctagacccactccaatttgcataccgccccaacagatccaaagatgatgcaatctctgttgcactcctcactgccctttcccaccaggacaaatggaacacctatgtgagaattttattcattgactacagctcagccagcgttcaacaacaacagtaccctcaaaactcatcaataagctaaggaccct
This genomic interval from Oncorhynchus clarkii lewisi isolate Uvic-CL-2024 chromosome 18, UVic_Ocla_1.0, whole genome shotgun sequence contains the following:
- the LOC139373827 gene encoding serine/arginine-rich splicing factor 10-like; the encoded protein is MARYLRPPNTSLFIRNISDESRPEDLRREFGRYGPVVDVYIPLDFYSRRPRGFAYIQFEDVRDAEDALHNLDRKWVCGRQIEIQFAQGDRKTPNQMQGKEGGSSRSSSRHDDRDYDRDSRRRRSRSRSYQRRRSRSPSYERRPRRSESPRDSRGRMYGGRGRSRSPENDRHRPPPRDHRRPPPGHSPHSQSRSPSHSRSRAQRESRGKSRSHSKSLSPQDGDFHQAPGGYEPRDEASSRMRSLSRSRSLSRSRSRSRSWTGRKSGGH